One genomic region from Blastococcus sp. Marseille-P5729 encodes:
- a CDS encoding CDP-alcohol phosphatidyltransferase family protein translates to MNEPAVLSERVWTIPNILSLLRLAGVPLFLWLLLGPQADLWAAVVLAVSAFTDWADGKIARRYGQTSRLGQLLDPAADRLYILSTLLAFVLRDIVPWWFVALLLIRDLAVGIALLVLRRHGYEALQVNYLGKAATFCLLYGFPLLLLAKAAESTAAVSLPLAYAFIIWGAALYLIAGAHYVRQIAQIVRSAPATAA, encoded by the coding sequence GTGAACGAGCCGGCCGTGCTCAGTGAGCGAGTCTGGACCATCCCCAACATCCTCAGCCTGCTCCGGCTGGCCGGCGTGCCACTGTTCCTCTGGCTCCTGCTCGGTCCCCAGGCCGACCTGTGGGCGGCCGTCGTCCTCGCCGTCTCGGCGTTCACCGACTGGGCGGATGGGAAGATCGCCCGCCGGTATGGCCAGACCAGCCGGCTCGGCCAGCTGCTCGACCCGGCAGCCGACCGGCTGTACATCCTCAGCACCCTGCTGGCCTTCGTGCTGCGCGACATCGTCCCCTGGTGGTTCGTTGCCCTGCTGCTCATCCGCGACCTCGCCGTAGGCATCGCGCTGCTGGTCCTGCGTCGGCATGGTTATGAGGCCCTACAGGTGAACTATCTGGGCAAGGCGGCCACCTTCTGCCTGCTCTACGGATTCCCGCTGCTGCTGCTGGCCAAGGCCGCCGAGTCGACGGCCGCCGTGAGCCTGCCGCTGGCCTACGCGTTCATCATCTGGGGGGCCGCGCTGTACCTGATCGCCGGTGCACACTATGTCCGGCAGATCGCGCAGATCGTGCGCTCCGCTCCCGCGACGGCGGCATGA
- a CDS encoding MerR family transcriptional regulator, translated as MSERHIQDALFPDAREVAEEQADLIGYRGPVACSAAGITYRQLDYWARTGLVAPTIRTASGSGSQRLYSFKDILVLKVVKRLLDTGVSLQNVRTAVDHLRERGVNDLANITLLSDGTTVYECTSAEEIVDLLAGGQGVFGIAVSGALKELTGSLEHLPSVRTDIEQTSAAGDELARRRMAKKAASA; from the coding sequence GTGAGTGAGCGCCACATCCAGGACGCGCTGTTTCCGGATGCCCGTGAGGTGGCAGAGGAGCAGGCCGACCTGATCGGCTACCGCGGGCCGGTGGCGTGCAGCGCCGCAGGCATCACCTACCGGCAGCTGGACTACTGGGCTCGCACGGGCCTGGTCGCGCCCACCATCCGCACCGCCAGCGGCTCGGGCAGCCAGCGTTTGTACTCCTTCAAGGACATCCTGGTGCTCAAGGTCGTCAAGCGGCTGCTCGACACCGGGGTATCGCTGCAGAACGTGCGCACCGCTGTGGATCACCTGCGCGAGCGCGGAGTCAACGACCTGGCCAACATCACCCTGCTGTCGGATGGCACCACGGTCTATGAGTGCACCTCGGCCGAGGAGATCGTCGACCTGCTGGCTGGTGGCCAGGGAGTGTTCGGCATCGCCGTGTCCGGCGCGCTCAAGGAGCTCACCGGCTCGCTGGAGCATCTGCCGTCGGTGCGCACCGACATCGAGCAGACCAGTGCTGCGGGCGATGAGCTGGCCCGCCGCCGGATGGCCAAGAAGGCCGCTTCGGCCTAG
- the gcvH gene encoding glycine cleavage system protein GcvH, whose translation MIPTELQYTAEHEWVRSGGDLEDGVVRVGITDHAQDALGDIVFVELPAVGDTITAGETCGEVESTKSVSELYAPVSGEVINRNEELDGSPEAINADPYGAGWMFEVRLSDPSQLGSLLDAAAYGEAVGG comes from the coding sequence ATGATCCCCACCGAACTCCAGTACACCGCTGAGCACGAGTGGGTTCGCTCCGGCGGCGACCTCGAGGACGGCGTGGTTCGAGTGGGCATCACCGACCATGCCCAGGACGCGCTGGGTGACATCGTCTTCGTCGAGCTGCCGGCAGTCGGTGACACCATCACTGCGGGAGAGACCTGCGGCGAGGTCGAGTCCACGAAGAGCGTCTCGGAGCTCTACGCGCCGGTCAGCGGCGAGGTGATCAACCGCAACGAGGAGCTCGACGGCTCTCCGGAGGCGATCAACGCCGATCCGTACGGCGCGGGATGGATGTTCGAGGTGCGCTTGAGCGACCCGTCCCAGCTGGGGTCCCTGCTGGACGCCGCGGCCTACGGCGAGGCCGTCGGAGGCTAA
- a CDS encoding MerR family transcriptional regulator, whose product MSQDSAAHDETISIGELRAALLPDFPEITISKIRYLEEIGLLRPARTKSQYRKFSHDDLARVRYVLRMQTEHYLPLKVIKANLDAMDRGLDVTSDPAKPRVPTLAMARDADGLPSAEEFARPASQVRISRSELIEQSGLSEEMLASLEQYGVITPERNGQFDTDAFEIAQTVAALAEYGFEARHLRSFRTQADREIGLFAQVVTPLMRHRTPESRGKAEETIRELAALSVRLHATLVRSGLRRQVNS is encoded by the coding sequence GTGAGCCAGGACAGCGCGGCCCACGACGAGACGATCAGCATCGGCGAGCTCCGCGCGGCGCTGCTTCCGGACTTCCCGGAGATCACGATCTCCAAGATCCGCTATCTCGAGGAGATCGGCCTCCTGCGTCCGGCGCGCACCAAGTCGCAGTACCGGAAGTTCTCCCACGACGACCTTGCGCGGGTTCGCTACGTGCTGCGGATGCAGACCGAGCACTACCTGCCGCTGAAGGTAATCAAGGCCAACCTCGATGCGATGGATCGTGGGCTGGATGTCACCAGCGATCCCGCCAAGCCGCGCGTGCCGACTCTGGCCATGGCGCGGGATGCCGACGGGCTGCCCAGCGCCGAGGAGTTCGCCCGGCCGGCGTCCCAGGTCCGGATCTCACGCAGCGAGTTGATCGAGCAGTCCGGGCTGAGCGAGGAGATGCTCGCCAGCCTCGAGCAGTACGGCGTGATCACGCCGGAGCGCAACGGGCAGTTCGACACCGACGCCTTCGAGATCGCTCAGACGGTCGCCGCGCTGGCGGAGTACGGTTTTGAAGCACGGCATCTGCGTTCGTTCCGGACGCAGGCCGACCGCGAGATCGGTCTGTTCGCGCAGGTCGTCACCCCGCTGATGCGCCATCGCACCCCCGAGTCGCGTGGCAAGGCGGAGGAGACGATCCGCGAGCTGGCGGCGCTGTCGGTACGCCTGCACGCGACGCTGGTCCGCTCCGGGCTGCGTCGACAGGTCAACTCCTAG
- a CDS encoding DUF881 domain-containing protein — MSAPTWADRWGLRTLMSQTLDPAYAAAAGRPQSRRAQVLVVVVLLLAGVTLGAAYRHQQHQATDRQAARTALIEQITVRSAEVAVLADSLSELRAEVATLRADALGSTEQGQALIDQIQHQEAAAGLSPVVGPGVRITVGNPPAPAGSDPVGADETTEPPVTITDADLQRAVNALWGSGAEAIAVNGERIGPLTAIRQAGGTVLIDFQPVASPYVIEVIGDPASLPARFASTEPARRFNTYRSAYGAEYEVQTAEDLELPAAREPITAGSTTEGD, encoded by the coding sequence ATGAGCGCACCGACGTGGGCCGACCGGTGGGGCCTGCGGACCTTGATGAGCCAGACCCTCGACCCGGCGTACGCCGCGGCGGCAGGCCGCCCGCAGTCTCGCCGGGCGCAGGTGCTCGTGGTCGTCGTCCTGCTGCTCGCGGGCGTCACGCTCGGCGCGGCATACCGGCACCAGCAGCACCAGGCCACCGATCGGCAGGCGGCGCGCACCGCGCTGATCGAGCAGATCACCGTGCGGAGCGCGGAGGTCGCGGTGCTGGCCGACAGCCTGAGCGAGCTGCGCGCCGAGGTGGCCACCCTGCGTGCCGATGCGCTCGGCTCGACCGAGCAGGGCCAGGCGCTGATCGACCAGATCCAGCACCAGGAGGCCGCGGCCGGGTTGAGCCCGGTCGTCGGACCGGGCGTGCGGATTACGGTCGGCAACCCGCCTGCCCCGGCCGGCAGCGATCCGGTCGGCGCCGACGAGACGACGGAGCCGCCGGTCACGATCACCGACGCCGATCTGCAGCGCGCGGTCAACGCGTTGTGGGGCAGCGGGGCGGAGGCGATCGCCGTCAACGGGGAGCGAATCGGTCCGCTCACCGCCATCCGGCAGGCGGGCGGCACGGTCCTGATCGACTTCCAGCCGGTCGCCAGCCCGTATGTCATCGAGGTGATCGGCGATCCGGCGAGCCTGCCGGCGCGGTTCGCGAGCACTGAGCCGGCCCGCAGGTTCAATACCTACCGGTCGGCGTACGGCGCGGAGTACGAGGTGCAGACCGCAGAGGACCTCGAGCTGCCGGCTGCCCGCGAACCGATCACCGCCGGCTCCACGACGGAAGGAGACTAG
- a CDS encoding FHA domain-containing protein, translating to MTCKNCGAELTPDARFCAQCGAPAGGGVDYSTLPSGETTRQFRPVGSEDSSDSGEHDAVEPETMSIEGLPADTALLVVKRGPNAGSRFLLDQQVTTAGRHPNSDIFLDDVTVSRRHVEFRRAGQEFTVQDVGSLNGTYLNRELVDSATLASGDEVQIGKFRLVFLLGHKPAGDAAGGRDQ from the coding sequence TTGACCTGCAAGAACTGTGGTGCCGAGCTCACACCGGATGCTCGTTTCTGCGCCCAGTGCGGAGCGCCCGCCGGGGGCGGGGTCGACTACTCGACCCTCCCGTCCGGTGAGACGACCCGCCAGTTCCGCCCGGTGGGCTCGGAGGACTCCTCGGACAGCGGGGAGCACGACGCCGTCGAGCCGGAGACGATGTCGATCGAGGGTCTGCCGGCGGATACCGCGTTGCTGGTGGTCAAGCGTGGCCCGAACGCCGGCAGCCGTTTCCTGCTCGATCAGCAGGTGACGACCGCTGGCCGTCACCCCAACAGCGACATCTTTCTCGACGACGTCACCGTCTCACGTCGCCACGTCGAGTTTCGCCGTGCGGGCCAGGAGTTCACGGTCCAGGACGTCGGCTCACTGAATGGCACCTACCTGAACCGCGAGCTGGTCGACTCGGCCACGCTCGCCAGCGGCGACGAGGTCCAGATCGGCAAGTTCCGCCTGGTGTTCCTGCTCGGTCACAAGCCGGCCGGTGATGCTGCGGGCGGCCGCGACCAGTGA
- a CDS encoding SdpI family protein: protein METALAAAAGFALAGVVYGYVWLFRRSLPRNGFLGFCTKATTRSDAAWRKGHEAASGWTAAATAICWSEVLLTVGMARSDELMSVAGAVIWIWLALLIGCLLRANAVADRAAKSISV, encoded by the coding sequence ATGGAGACAGCGCTGGCAGCGGCGGCGGGGTTCGCGCTGGCAGGGGTCGTCTATGGGTACGTGTGGCTCTTCCGGCGTTCGCTGCCGCGAAACGGGTTCCTGGGGTTCTGCACGAAAGCGACGACGCGGTCGGATGCAGCTTGGCGCAAAGGCCACGAGGCCGCGTCTGGCTGGACGGCAGCTGCAACTGCGATCTGCTGGTCCGAAGTCCTTCTGACAGTGGGGATGGCCCGGAGCGATGAGTTGATGTCTGTCGCGGGTGCAGTCATCTGGATCTGGCTTGCCCTGCTCATCGGTTGTCTCCTGCGAGCGAACGCAGTCGCCGATCGAGCAGCCAAGAGCATCAGCGTGTAG
- a CDS encoding MerR family transcriptional regulator, producing the protein MSDDLLNVGPFAKRAGLSVHALRHYDELGLLKPTEVDPNTGYRRYSTSLLTTARLIADLRWLDVPLHDVREIVAAHSSDRARALLESHADRLVRTRNHLDQQIAQCSAYASEGVPMPTIANTVVPVQLKIRVADKDRARRFYEDAFGLAAQVIRRTEDADYDGYLFGDYGQPGFFLLLLVDDTDFDCPGRSTLGLLVPDLDTIHHQALAAGATETVPITDAEGMPRASAVTDLDGNWVWLYQG; encoded by the coding sequence ATGAGTGACGATCTCCTCAACGTCGGGCCGTTCGCGAAGCGCGCAGGGCTCAGCGTGCATGCGCTGCGCCACTACGACGAATTGGGCCTGCTCAAGCCCACCGAAGTCGACCCGAACACCGGCTACCGCCGCTATTCCACCAGCCTGCTCACGACGGCAAGGCTCATCGCCGATCTGCGCTGGCTCGACGTCCCCCTCCACGACGTTCGCGAGATCGTCGCGGCACACTCCTCAGACCGGGCGCGGGCTTTACTCGAGTCACATGCCGACCGCCTTGTTCGCACCCGCAACCATCTCGATCAGCAGATCGCCCAGTGCAGCGCCTACGCCTCAGAAGGAGTACCTATGCCCACTATCGCCAACACCGTTGTCCCGGTCCAGCTGAAGATCCGCGTCGCCGACAAGGACAGAGCACGGCGCTTCTACGAGGACGCCTTCGGCCTAGCAGCACAGGTGATCCGCCGCACCGAGGACGCCGACTACGACGGCTACCTGTTCGGCGACTACGGCCAGCCAGGCTTCTTCCTGCTACTCCTGGTCGACGACACCGACTTCGACTGCCCCGGACGCAGCACCCTCGGCCTGCTCGTACCCGACCTCGACACCATCCACCACCAAGCTCTCGCAGCCGGGGCGACCGAAACAGTACCGATCACTGACGCCGAAGGGATGCCCCGCGCCAGCGCAGTCACTGATCTCGATGGCAACTGGGTCTGGCTCTACCAGGGATAA
- a CDS encoding NAD(P)/FAD-dependent oxidoreductase, producing the protein MPPTDTQTQLEPTSETTETVHVDVLIVGAGISGIGAAYHLRTHLPETSFLIVDALDGAGGTWWTHRFPGIRSDSDLFTFGYGFKPWRGPSIASAGEILSYLNEVIEENDLAGSIRYRHKVTHASWCSEKQLWTVEVSRGEDDGAPLRITTPFLWMCQGYYGHEKGYTPTWPGMDEFRGEIVHPQQWPEDLDYTGKRIVVIGSGATAATLIPALAEKAEHVTMLQRTPTFFLPRPKTLELAETLRKLDTPEEWTHEIVRRAYFAQGEEIITTARQAPDALREWLLDQMRPHLPEGFEVEKHFNPPYRPWQQRIAVVPEGDMFRAIRDGKASVVTDTIDSFTEDGIRTGSGEQLAADVIVTATGFDLALFGGIEFEVDGEPVDFTRELTHRGIMISNVPNMAYVFGYFRSSWTLRADLVSAYVVRLLQYMKDRDASVVVPRLRPQDADMPRLPFVDEDNVSAGYMMRTRDKMFRQGDREPWVHFKEFHEERESLPVADLDDGLEYG; encoded by the coding sequence GTGCCACCCACTGACACCCAGACGCAGCTGGAGCCGACGTCCGAGACGACCGAGACCGTGCACGTCGATGTGCTGATCGTCGGCGCGGGGATCTCCGGGATCGGCGCGGCGTACCATCTGCGCACCCACCTGCCCGAGACGAGCTTCCTCATCGTCGATGCGCTGGACGGCGCCGGCGGGACATGGTGGACGCACCGATTCCCCGGCATCCGATCCGACAGCGACCTGTTCACCTTCGGCTACGGCTTCAAGCCGTGGCGCGGCCCGTCGATCGCAAGCGCCGGCGAGATCCTCTCGTACCTGAACGAGGTGATCGAGGAGAACGACCTCGCCGGCTCGATCCGCTATCGGCACAAGGTCACCCACGCGTCCTGGTGCTCCGAGAAGCAGCTGTGGACCGTCGAGGTCTCTCGCGGCGAGGACGACGGTGCGCCGCTGCGGATCACCACCCCCTTCCTGTGGATGTGTCAGGGGTACTACGGTCACGAGAAGGGCTACACCCCGACCTGGCCCGGCATGGATGAGTTCCGGGGCGAGATCGTGCACCCCCAGCAATGGCCCGAGGACCTCGACTACACCGGCAAGAGGATCGTCGTCATCGGGTCCGGGGCTACCGCCGCGACGTTGATTCCCGCGCTGGCCGAGAAGGCCGAGCATGTCACGATGCTGCAGCGCACACCGACCTTCTTCCTACCGCGACCGAAGACCCTCGAGCTGGCAGAGACGCTGCGCAAGCTCGACACTCCGGAGGAATGGACGCACGAGATCGTGCGGCGAGCCTACTTCGCGCAGGGCGAGGAGATCATCACCACCGCGCGCCAGGCACCCGACGCGCTGCGCGAGTGGCTGCTGGACCAGATGCGCCCGCACCTGCCGGAGGGATTCGAGGTCGAGAAGCACTTCAACCCGCCGTACCGCCCGTGGCAGCAGCGGATCGCCGTCGTGCCGGAGGGCGACATGTTCCGCGCGATCCGCGACGGGAAGGCCTCGGTGGTGACCGACACCATCGACTCGTTCACCGAGGACGGGATCCGGACCGGCTCAGGCGAGCAGCTGGCGGCGGACGTCATCGTCACCGCAACCGGATTCGACCTGGCGCTCTTCGGTGGCATCGAGTTCGAGGTGGACGGCGAGCCGGTCGACTTCACTCGCGAGCTCACCCATCGCGGCATCATGATCAGCAACGTGCCGAACATGGCGTACGTCTTTGGCTACTTCCGCTCCAGCTGGACGCTGCGCGCGGATCTGGTGAGCGCCTACGTCGTGCGGCTGCTGCAATACATGAAGGACCGGGACGCCTCGGTCGTGGTGCCGCGATTGCGACCGCAGGACGCCGACATGCCGCGGCTGCCGTTCGTGGACGAGGACAACGTCAGTGCCGGCTATATGATGCGCACGCGGGACAAGATGTTCCGGCAGGGCGACCGCGAGCCGTGGGTGCACTTCAAGGAGTTCCACGAGGAGCGCGAGAGCCTGCCTGTCGCCGATCTCGACGACGGCCTGGAGTACGGCTAG
- a CDS encoding DUF881 domain-containing protein → MSEQPQELSADPDDDTTGGRVLSWRAKAAIALVCALLGAGLAVQARLTSDVDRDLRGARQEDLVHILDDLDGQHDRLGQEVAELSDTKDQLATGDDQAEAAQQEAQTRLDQLEILNGTVAATGPGIEMEIIPGSEPVTADALITVIQELRAAGAEAIQVGQVRIGVSSAVTTKGDTVAIDGQQLSFPLTVLAIGDPATLATAMGIPGGAVASLTYADAEAVLTQSDQIQITAVRSPDEPEHAEPAEPS, encoded by the coding sequence ATGAGCGAGCAGCCGCAGGAGTTATCCGCCGATCCGGACGACGACACCACGGGCGGACGGGTCCTCTCGTGGCGGGCCAAGGCTGCGATCGCGCTCGTCTGCGCCTTGCTGGGTGCCGGTCTGGCAGTACAGGCGCGGTTGACCTCCGACGTCGACCGGGACCTCCGCGGCGCGCGTCAGGAGGACCTCGTCCACATCCTGGACGACCTGGACGGCCAGCACGACCGGCTGGGCCAGGAGGTCGCCGAGCTCTCCGACACGAAGGACCAGCTCGCCACGGGCGACGACCAGGCCGAGGCCGCGCAGCAGGAGGCCCAGACCCGGCTGGATCAGCTGGAGATCCTGAACGGAACGGTCGCGGCCACCGGGCCCGGCATCGAGATGGAGATCATCCCCGGCAGTGAACCGGTGACTGCCGACGCACTGATCACCGTCATTCAGGAGCTGCGGGCGGCGGGGGCGGAGGCGATCCAGGTCGGTCAGGTGCGGATCGGCGTGAGCTCCGCCGTCACCACGAAGGGTGACACCGTGGCCATCGACGGCCAGCAGCTGAGCTTCCCACTGACGGTCCTGGCCATCGGCGATCCCGCAACCCTCGCGACCGCGATGGGCATTCCCGGAGGGGCCGTCGCGAGCCTGACGTACGCCGACGCGGAGGCGGTGCTCACGCAGTCGGACCAGATCCAGATCACGGCTGTGCGCAGTCCTGACGAACCCGAGCACGCCGAGCCGGCGGAGCCCAGCTGA
- a CDS encoding IS5 family transposase, which yields MSRTRVLSDAEWALIVPLMPSSDGRRGRRFRDHRLVVEGIIYRYRTGIAWRDLPSEFGPWQTVWKRHRLFAGDGTWDKALTALLTRADAAGEIDWDVAVDSTIARAHQHATNTTRRAGDPANYMKQFPEPGDHAIGRSRGGLSTKVHQVCDGKGRPMVIAVAPGQGSDSRMFTHLLAAVRVPREGAGRPRTTPDAVMADKAYSSRAHRALLRGRGITAVIAEPADQQAHRKRRGSRGGRPPHTDPTKYAKRHLIENSFQRFKQWRGLATRYDKLASTYRAAVLLRAILLWLPALAQVS from the coding sequence ATGTCGCGGACGCGGGTGCTGTCGGATGCGGAGTGGGCGTTGATCGTGCCGTTGATGCCCTCCAGCGATGGGCGGCGGGGGCGGCGTTTCCGGGATCACCGTCTGGTGGTCGAGGGGATCATCTACCGGTACCGGACGGGGATCGCTTGGCGCGACCTGCCGTCAGAGTTCGGGCCATGGCAGACCGTGTGGAAGAGGCACCGTCTGTTCGCTGGTGACGGGACGTGGGACAAGGCCCTGACCGCCCTGCTGACCAGGGCGGACGCCGCCGGTGAGATCGATTGGGATGTCGCGGTGGACTCCACCATCGCTCGTGCGCACCAGCACGCGACGAACACGACCCGTCGCGCGGGGGACCCAGCGAATTACATGAAGCAGTTTCCCGAGCCGGGTGATCACGCGATCGGTCGCTCCCGCGGAGGGCTGTCGACCAAGGTTCATCAGGTGTGTGACGGCAAGGGCCGTCCGATGGTCATCGCCGTTGCCCCGGGGCAGGGCAGCGACTCAAGGATGTTCACGCACTTGCTCGCAGCCGTGCGAGTCCCCCGCGAAGGAGCGGGGCGTCCACGTACCACCCCTGATGCTGTGATGGCCGACAAGGCCTACTCCTCACGGGCGCACCGGGCCCTGCTGCGCGGTCGGGGAATCACTGCCGTGATCGCCGAGCCGGCTGACCAGCAGGCGCACCGGAAGCGTCGCGGATCTCGTGGCGGACGGCCGCCGCACACCGACCCGACGAAGTACGCCAAGCGCCACCTCATCGAGAACAGCTTCCAACGGTTCAAGCAGTGGCGTGGCCTGGCCACCCGGTACGACAAGCTGGCCTCGACGTACCGCGCCGCGGTGCTCCTACGTGCGATCCTGCTCTGGCTCCCTGCCCTGGCCCAGGTGTCGTAG
- a CDS encoding small basic family protein: MPAVIALLGGVALGLWLDPTVPIWLQPYLPIAVVAALDALFGGVRARLDGIFDAKVFVVSFISNVVIAALIVFLGDKLGVGAQLSTAVVVVLGIRIFGNAAAIRRHVFKA; encoded by the coding sequence ATACCTGCGGTCATCGCGCTGCTCGGCGGCGTCGCCCTCGGGCTCTGGCTCGATCCCACCGTCCCCATCTGGCTGCAGCCCTATCTGCCGATCGCCGTCGTAGCGGCGCTCGACGCGCTGTTCGGCGGCGTGCGGGCCCGCCTCGATGGAATCTTCGATGCGAAGGTTTTCGTCGTGTCGTTCATCTCCAACGTCGTGATCGCGGCGCTGATCGTATTCCTGGGCGACAAGCTCGGTGTCGGCGCACAGCTGTCGACCGCGGTGGTCGTGGTGCTCGGCATCCGGATCTTCGGAAACGCCGCCGCGATCCGAAGGCATGTGTTCAAGGCATGA
- a CDS encoding bifunctional nuclease family protein, with translation MREMSVVGVRLELPANQPIVLLTEVEGEKFLPIWIGSAEASAIAYEQQGIKPPRPLTHDLLVNVIAALGSKLERVRITGMKDGLYFAELDLQGAEPVTVRPSDGIALALRTGAPILADDDLVDQAGITIDEATASGDAEESDDEVEKFREFLDNVSPEDFAGS, from the coding sequence ATGCGCGAGATGAGCGTCGTCGGCGTACGACTCGAGCTGCCGGCCAACCAGCCGATCGTGCTGCTGACCGAGGTCGAGGGTGAGAAGTTCTTGCCGATCTGGATCGGCAGTGCCGAGGCGAGCGCGATCGCCTACGAGCAGCAGGGGATCAAGCCGCCGCGGCCGTTGACCCACGATCTGCTGGTGAACGTGATCGCGGCCCTGGGCTCGAAGCTGGAGCGGGTACGCATCACCGGGATGAAGGACGGGCTGTACTTCGCCGAGCTGGACCTGCAGGGCGCCGAGCCGGTCACCGTGCGGCCCTCGGACGGCATCGCGCTGGCGCTGCGGACCGGCGCACCGATCCTCGCCGACGACGATCTGGTCGACCAAGCAGGCATCACGATCGACGAGGCGACCGCCAGTGGCGACGCCGAGGAGTCCGACGACGAGGTCGAGAAGTTCCGCGAGTTCCTGGACAATGTCTCGCCCGAGGACTTCGCAGGCTCCTGA